The segment ATTCCGTCGACGGTGTCACGTTGTGGATTGAACTCTACTACATCGGCAGCAACCAGATTTCCTTCAAGATTGTGTAGGATATTGAGAACATCACGAAAGGAAAGGCCCCCCGGTTCGATGTGAGATACCCCCGGTGCAAAGGCTGGATCAAGACAGTCCACATCTACTGAAATATACACACCCTTTACTCCTTCCCCTAGTTTCTGTCAAAGTACATTATGCATTATTAGTCTCAAATTCTAATTTTCTTTCACTTTCCATCAAACCAAACAACAGCTTTTTTAGTTTCCGATTCTAAAACAATCTATTTTAAAATTCTGGGAAACCATTTCCTGCAATATATCACTAAGGAAAAGAGGAAAAGAATGAGAGGGACCAGGTTTTCCAAGAAATGACAGTCTTTTGAAAATGTTCGCATTTCGTATTGCTCCACTCCGAACCTTTTTCCTTGTTCGCGCCCTTCAGTTGTTATCGATCTGATACCGACCTACCATAATAGCACCCTCAGTCAATTAGattgcaaaaagaaaaaagatacaTCATCCCTTTCCTGCATTTTGGTgataatatgtatataaaatactTCGAGAAAACTTAACAGACATTTTTAAGTTTACCTGCAAAAGCCGCCTAGCATAACCACCCTCCATAATTCGAGCAAAAGAAGATGCATGTGAATACTTATTTCCTTCAAAACAATCGTAAATATCAGGATGGGCATCTAAATGAAGTATATCAACAGGTCCACCAAGCTTCTCAGAGACCGCTCTTACAACAGGAAAGGATATCGAGTGGTCACCGCCTAAAACTAATGGGCGTAACGGATCCTGCAAAGTATGGACATAAGAAAAGTTGAAACTAGCATCATGATAAATGGCTACCACAACACCAATGATCTTCCCTCGCTCGCAAAAAAGCTCAGGTGAGAAATATTTAACAGATCAAAGACTTCTAAAGAGGACAACCGGAAAACTAGTGGAAAAGCAAGATTCGACCTATTTCGACACATAGATAATGATGAGATTGTTTCCAGAAAAAAGTTCAGCAGTTCGGATTCTGTATAAATCAAATTATCAAAGATCTAGTTATGCAAGCAGTTCAACACAATAACAAGCATATTAATCGGTCAACGTAATTCTGAATAAAGAGTTTAAACCAAAAAAACTAGTGGAAAGCAAGATTCAACCTATTTCGACACATAGATGATCACAAGATTGTTTTTGGAACAAAGTTTTCAGCAGTTCTATTTGTGTATAAATCAAGAACTGTTTATGCAAGCAGACCACCACAACAATTATCCTCAT is part of the Gossypium arboreum isolate Shixiya-1 chromosome 5, ASM2569848v2, whole genome shotgun sequence genome and harbors:
- the LOC108476585 gene encoding arginase 1, mitochondrial, with translation MSSSGVVRRGIHYLQKLKAANIPSDLIEKGQNRVIDASLTLIRERAKLKGELVRALGGALASTSLLGVPLGHNSSFLQGPAFAPPRIREAIWCGSTNSATEEGKELNDPRVLTDVGDVPVQEIRDCGVDDDRLMSVISESVKLVMEEDPLRPLVLGGDHSISFPVVRAVSEKLGGPVDILHLDAHPDIYDCFEGNKYSHASSFARIMEGGYARRLLQVGIRSITTEGREQGKRFGVEQYEMRTFSKDCHFLENLKLGEGVKGVYISVDVDCLDPAFAPGVSHIEPGGLSFRDVLNILHNLEGNLVAADVVEFNPQRDTVDGMTAMVAAKLVRELAAKMSK